One window of the Pelobates fuscus isolate aPelFus1 chromosome 12, aPelFus1.pri, whole genome shotgun sequence genome contains the following:
- the SLC3A2 gene encoding amino acid transporter heavy chain SLC3A2: protein MTQDTALDMKDVELNELDPEKVPMAAEAGDPPVGGGGEKNGVVKVKLEDEDDEGVSTQKFTGLSKEELLKVAGTPGWVRVRWALLVLFWLGWAGMLAGAVVIIVQAPRCRPLPVMQWWNKGPIYQIGSPETFQDSNDDGVGDIQGIHNRLDSLSSLKVKGVLIGPLHVTREDDFISTELTNIDPKFGTEEDLSQLFVAAHKKSIQIILDLTPNYLGGNVWFNQPDEINDIQDKFKQAMNYWLEKGAGGIYFSGMEDIHKYPEFLEELKNITANYSTGDKARVLLASTDEAYFENVLTLLNKTDVGLLSSRFLVAANSSNHGKNSLGNRITQYLEEVGDQWNSWAIGGPQVGHLASLVEENLLHVYQFLLFTLKGTPITQYGDEIGLRDLSEQPASSQKPFMQWDDSMFYGFSSKILPRESNINANISFKAQEEDANSMLSKYKRLSELRGKERALLHGDFHILHNGDRALAFLRSWDQNERFISALNFDPNGKVDMKLVGHDLPEQGSVALSSDPQRKEGSSVSLTQLTLAPGEALLLKYPYNG from the exons ATGACACAAGACACTGCTCTAGATATGAAGGACGTGGAGCTGAACGAGCTGGACCCGGAGAAGGTCCCAATGGCCGCAGAGGCAGGTGACCCCCCGGTtggtggagggggagagaaaaatGGGGTGGTCAAGGTGAAACTGGAGGATGAAGATGACGAGGGAGTCAGTACTCAGAAATTCACCGGCCTGTCCAAGGAGGAGCTGCTGAAGGTGGCTGGCACCCCTGGGTGGGTGAGAGTCCGATGGGCTCTGCTCGTCCTCTTCTGGCTGGGCTGGGCTGGTATGCTAGCCGGAGCTGTGGTCATCATTGTCCAAGCACCCCGCTGCCGACCCCTTCCTGTGATGCAATGGTGGAACAAGGGCCCCATCTACCAGATCGGGAGCCCCGAGACCTTCCAGGACTCTAACGACGATGGGGTCGGTGATATTCAAG GAATACATAATCGTTTGGATTCTCTCAGCTCCTTGAAAGTAAAAGGTGTACTAATTGGACCGCTGCATGTCACTCGAGAAGACGACTTTATAAGTACTGAACTCACAAATATTGACCCAAAATTCGGGACTGAAGAAGACCTCAGTCAACTATTTGTAGCTGCCCACAAGAAAA GTATTCAAATCATTTTGGACCTTACTCCTAATTACCTGGGTGGTAATGTATGGTTTAACCAGCCTGACGAAATCAATGATATCCAGGACAAATTCAAG CAAGCAATGAACTATTGGCTTGAAAAAGGAGCTGGAGGGATATATTTCAGTGGAATGGAGGACATTCATAAA TATCCCGAATTCCTTGAAGAATTGAAAAACATTACCGCTAATTACAGCACCGGAGATAAAGCCAG AGTCCTCTTGGCTTCCACAGATGAAGCTTACTTTGAAAACGTGCTGACCCTTCTCAACAAGACCGATGTGGGTCTGCTGTCTTCTCGCTTTTTGGTTGCTGCTAACTCAAGTAACCACGGCAAAAACTCCTTGGGCAATCGTATCACACAATACCTAGAAGAAGTTGGTGATCAGTGGAATAGCTGGGCG ATTGGGGGACCACAGGTTGGACACTTGGCATCTTTGGTTGAAGAAAATCTGCTGCATGTTTACCAGTTCCTGCTGTTCACACTTAAAGGCACACCAATCACTCAGTATGGGGATGAAATAGGACTCAGGGATCTGTCTGAACAG CCGGCGTCTTCTCAGAAACCCTTTATGCAGTGGGATGATTCTATGTTCTATGGCTTTTCCAGTAAGATCCTACCGCGAGAATCCAATATTAATGCAAATATCTCATTCAAG gcacagGAAGAAGATGCAAACTCCATGTTGAGCAAATACAAGCGCTTGAGTGAGCTTCGTGGAAAAGAACGAGCGCTCCTCCACGGTGACTTTCACATTCTACACAACGGTGACCGCGCTCTGGCTTTCCTGCGCAGTTGGGACCAGAATGAAAGATTCATTTCTGCATTGAACTTTGATCCAAACGGCAAGGTGGACATGAAACTGGTTGGACATGACCTACCAGAGCAGGGCTCGGTGGCTTTGAGTTCAGATCCACAGAGGAAAGAGGGGAGCAGCGTTTCACTGACACAATTAACGCTGGCACCGGGGGAGGCGTTACTACTTAAATATCCATACAATGGTTAA